Proteins from one Oscillatoria sp. FACHB-1407 genomic window:
- a CDS encoding TolC family protein: MQPNHPLIALSIGAAIALNSVGTASAQPPLPFNSASSLTKGSQSEEDKSNPEYPLAVMQGGSSFEVVASPTVGAPVAIPLHQFQSSQSVLLVQAQDTSTAQAAPDPAPTPTNPTPTENLPAVPRPDAGNSQPETDIPTPAISAPGQIDSAPEYLNAEPNLLLFPTRPEEVELIGTQPITLQQALELARRNSRELQVAQLELERNRASLREQQAANDPTVQAGVSLNAVENQNQGQTDVFGRPVGNQDDINVTLGGTVQLDYNLFTSGRRSAAIRAAEGQVRLQELQVETTAEQLRLDVTNDYYDLQEADEQVRISRDALEQAERSLRDAEALERAGVGTRFDVLQAQVDLANAQQELRQRISEQQISRRQLARRLNLPETINIAAADPVRVADRWGLTLEDSIVLAYRNRAELQQQLVQRDISEQQRRAALAALGPQVSLSAAYNVSNLLNEDEGFQDNYELGAQVSITLFDGGAARAQADQQEANIAIAETQFADARNQVRFEVEQSYLSLQANFENIATTALALQQATEALRLARLRFQAGVGTQTDVLRSQTELTRAEVNQLNAILGYNRSLVQLQRSVSNLTSSNLAETP; encoded by the coding sequence ATGCAACCCAATCATCCTCTAATTGCTCTCAGCATTGGTGCAGCCATTGCCCTTAACTCTGTTGGAACTGCCTCTGCTCAACCTCCCTTACCGTTCAATTCTGCTTCAAGCTTGACTAAGGGCAGTCAATCTGAAGAGGACAAATCAAATCCTGAATATCCCCTGGCAGTGATGCAAGGCGGTTCATCCTTTGAGGTCGTTGCGTCCCCAACGGTTGGGGCTCCGGTTGCCATACCGCTCCATCAATTCCAATCCTCCCAGTCAGTGCTACTGGTGCAAGCTCAAGATACATCGACGGCTCAAGCGGCTCCAGACCCTGCACCAACACCGACCAATCCAACTCCAACTGAAAATTTACCAGCCGTTCCTCGACCAGATGCTGGCAATTCACAACCTGAAACGGATATTCCAACGCCTGCGATCTCAGCTCCAGGTCAGATTGACTCTGCTCCAGAATACTTAAACGCTGAACCTAACCTGTTACTGTTTCCAACTCGTCCCGAAGAGGTTGAGCTCATTGGCACTCAGCCTATTACGTTGCAACAGGCGTTAGAGTTAGCACGACGCAATAGTCGGGAACTTCAAGTTGCTCAGTTAGAGTTAGAAAGAAACCGAGCCAGTTTACGCGAGCAGCAAGCCGCGAATGACCCGACCGTCCAGGCAGGGGTATCGCTGAACGCTGTAGAAAACCAGAACCAGGGACAGACCGATGTGTTTGGCCGTCCGGTGGGTAACCAGGATGACATTAACGTCACGCTTGGTGGTACAGTCCAACTTGACTACAACCTGTTTACCTCGGGTCGGCGATCGGCGGCAATTCGGGCGGCTGAAGGGCAGGTGCGCCTACAGGAATTGCAGGTCGAAACTACCGCAGAACAGTTGCGGTTAGATGTCACCAATGATTATTACGACTTGCAAGAAGCAGATGAACAGGTGCGGATCTCTCGAGACGCTCTGGAGCAAGCAGAACGCAGTTTGCGAGATGCGGAAGCACTGGAACGGGCAGGGGTGGGCACCCGCTTTGATGTGCTGCAAGCTCAGGTAGATTTGGCAAACGCTCAGCAGGAGTTGAGACAGCGCATTAGTGAGCAACAAATCTCTCGTCGCCAGCTAGCCCGCCGCTTGAATTTACCGGAAACCATTAATATTGCAGCAGCGGATCCGGTTCGAGTTGCCGATCGCTGGGGGTTGACCCTGGAAGACAGTATCGTTCTCGCCTATCGTAATCGGGCTGAGTTGCAGCAGCAGTTGGTTCAGCGAGACATCAGTGAGCAACAACGCCGAGCCGCTTTAGCTGCACTGGGGCCTCAAGTCTCGTTGAGTGCAGCTTATAACGTTAGTAACCTGCTCAACGAAGATGAGGGCTTCCAAGATAATTACGAGTTAGGGGCGCAGGTCAGCATCACTTTATTTGATGGTGGGGCAGCTAGAGCGCAGGCAGACCAGCAGGAAGCAAATATTGCGATCGCTGAGACTCAATTTGCCGATGCTCGTAACCAGGTTCGCTTTGAGGTCGAACAATCTTACCTGTCCCTGCAAGCCAACTTTGAAAACATTGCGACGACGGCTTTGGCACTTCAGCAGGCAACAGAAGCTTTGCGGCTAGCGCGTCTGCGCTTCCAGGCTGGGGTTGGAACACAAACTGACGTGTTGCGATCGCAGACGGAGTTGACCCGTGCTGAGGTGAATCAGTTGAACGCCATCTTGGGATATAACCGCTCGTTGGTGCAATTGCAGCGATCTGTCAGCAACCTAACGAGTAGTAATCTGGCAGAAACGCCCTAA
- a CDS encoding RNA polymerase sigma factor, translated as MQIPNFPECHHPLLKSLHHYSDQELLTLFQRHPDAGQYFTAIFCRYSPIVYTLIRHSARSPVQADYLFAITWRHIYHELGGLDLHQSSAAGSEVMNLQSWIINITAVCINRADLPPVESIHYSLQAAPPPLWCYIERSLDQLPPVQRLMVLMAQTFHWSETRISAYLQAEGEMISPAEVKQQLQAGYQQLEANLPEDIRAIYLEGQNRSLIGAEPVPSES; from the coding sequence GTGCAAATTCCAAACTTTCCTGAATGCCACCACCCCCTGTTGAAATCGTTGCATCACTACAGCGATCAGGAGTTACTGACTCTGTTTCAGCGTCACCCTGATGCGGGTCAATACTTCACAGCGATTTTTTGCCGTTACAGCCCGATTGTGTACACGTTGATTCGCCACTCAGCGCGATCGCCCGTTCAAGCTGACTATTTGTTTGCGATTACCTGGCGACATATCTATCACGAACTGGGGGGCTTGGATCTGCATCAAAGCTCAGCGGCAGGCTCAGAGGTGATGAACCTGCAAAGCTGGATTATCAACATCACTGCCGTTTGTATCAACCGTGCTGATTTACCGCCTGTTGAGTCAATTCACTATTCGTTGCAAGCGGCTCCGCCTCCACTCTGGTGCTATATTGAGCGATCGCTCGATCAACTCCCCCCTGTGCAACGCCTGATGGTGTTAATGGCACAGACCTTCCACTGGAGCGAAACTCGCATTTCCGCCTATCTCCAGGCTGAAGGAGAGATGATCTCTCCAGCAGAGGTGAAACAGCAACTTCAGGCAGGCTATCAACAGTTAGAAGCCAACCTGCCAGAGGATATTCGAGCCATTTACCTGGAGGGGCAGAACCGCAGTCTAATTGGAGCGGAACCTGTCCCCTCCGAGAGCTAG